The following is a genomic window from Amycolatopsis sp. BJA-103.
CAGCGCCGGGGAGTCGGAGAAGATGGTCGGCAAGGCCATCGCCGGCCGCCGTGAAGATCTCGTGCTGGCCACGAAGGCGACCATGCCGATGGGCGACGACCGCAACCATCAGGGCGCGTCACGCCGCTGGCTGGTCACCGCGCTGGACAACAGCCTGCGCCGCCTCGGCGTCGATCACGTCGACCTCTACCAGATCCACCGCTGGGACCCGAAGACCAGCGACGAGGAGACCCTTTCGGCGCTGACCGATCTGCAGCGCACGGGGAAGATCCGCTACTTCGGTTCGTCGACCTTCCCCGCGTACCGCGTCGTGCAGGCGCAGTGGGCCGCCCGCGAAGCCCGCCTGAGCCGGTATGTCACCGAGCAGCCCAGCTATTCGATCCTGCAGCGCGGCATCGAAACGCACGTTCTTCCGGTGACCGAGGAGTACGGGCTCGGCGTGCTGGTGTGGAGCCCGCTCGCTTCGGGCTGGCTTTCGGGCGCCGTCCGCGAGGGCCGGGAGATCACCACCAACCGCGCGAAGAGCCGGCCGCAACGCTTCGACCTCGCCATCCCGGCCAACCGGGCCCGGATGGAGGCCGTCGAACGCCTGGCCAAGGTCGCCGACGAGGCGGGCCTGACGCTGATCCAGCTCGCGCTCGGCTTCGTGACCGCCCATCCGGCCGTGACCAGCGCGATCATCGGACCGCGCACGCCGGTGCACCTCGAGTCGCAACTCGCCGCCGCGGACACGGTGCTGCCCGCCGACGTCCTCGACGCGATCGACGAGATCGTCGCTCCCGGCGTCGACCTCGCGCCGGAGGAGAAGATGGACACCCCGCCGTCACTGCTCGACGCGTCGCTGCGGCGGCGCTGAAGCGGCTCAGGCGAGGAGTTTGTCCAGTTTGGCGCGGACCCTGTCGAGGTCTTCGCTGTACTTGAGGACCGAACCCAGGGTTCGCGCGCCGGTCGCGGCGTCCAGTTCGGACATCCCGAGGGCGAGCAGCGCCTGGGCCCAGTCCAGGGATTCCGCCACTCCGGGCGGCTTCAGCAACTCCATCGCCCGGAGGCGCTGCACCGCCGTCGCGACCTGCACCGCGAGCCCTTCGCCCAGGCCCGGGATCTTGCGGCGCAGGATCTCGATCTCGCGGGCGAGGTCCGGGTGTTCGAGCCAGTGATAGAGACAGCGGCGTTTCAGCGCGTCGTGCACCTCCCGCGTCCGGTTGGAGGTGAGCACCACCAGCGGCGGATGTTCGGCACGCACCTCGCCGAACTCGGGGATCGTCACCGCGTTCTCGTCGAGGAGTTGCAGCAGGAAGGCTTCGAACTCGTCGTCGGCCCGGTCGATCTCGTCGACCAGCAGGACACACGGCGCGGTCTGCAACGCCTTCAGCAACGGCCGGGAGAGCAGGAAACGTTCGGTGTAAAGGGATTGCTCGGCGGCCTCGACGTCGAGGCCGCCGTCACCCGCGGCTTCGAGCGCCCGCAAGTGCAGCAACTGGCGGGGGAAGTCCCATTCGTACAGTGCCTGCGCCGCGTCGATCCCCTCGTGACACTGGAGCCGGATGAGCGGCAGGCTCAGCGCTTCGGACAGCCCCAAGGCGAGCGAGGTCTTGCCTGTGCCCGGTTCGCCCTCGCAGAACAGGGGGCGGCCGAGCCGCAGCGCGAGGAACCCGGCCGTGGCGATGCCGTCGTCGGCGAGGTAGCCGACCGATTCGAGGGCTTCGGCCAGTTTCTCCGGCGATTCGACGGTCACTTCCCGATCGTATGCCCCGGGGAGCGCGAGATCAGCCTGGAAGGTTCTCGCGGCGGTCCACGTCGTGCCCGGTGCCGAGGTCGCCGCATTCGACGAGCCGCAGGTCCGGGCGTCCCTTCAGCCAGTCTCGCGCGCCTTTGTCCCCAGACGCGCCCGCCACGATCTCCGGCCACCAGCGGCGGCCGAGTACGACGGGATGACCGGGAACGCCGTCGTAGGTGGCGCGCGCGACAGTGTTCCCATCGGCTCCGGCGGCGACTCGGCGCACCACGTCGGCACCGACGCCGGGCAGATCCACGAGATGCACGACGGCGGCTTCGGCGCCGCTCTTTTCCAGTGCGTTCAGGCCCGCGCGGAGTGACGCACCCATGCCGGACTCCCAGTCTTCGGCCAGGACGGCGACCTCAGGACCCGGCAACAGCCTGCGGACTTCCTCGGCCGAGGCACCCAGGACCACCCGGACCGGTGCGCAGCCGGCGTCGGCCAGCACTCGCAAGGCTCGGATGACGAACGGCTCACCGTCGAGAACGGCGAGCGCCTTCGGCCCGCCGAACCGGCGCCCGGCCCCGGCCGCGAGCAGCAGCCCGGCGACCTCAGCCATGCCCTGCCTTCGTGTTTCCTGCCTTGGTCGGCGGCGCCGACGCCAGATCGGCCTCGATGGCCTGTGCCGCCACGAGCAGCGACGGCAGCAGTTCGCGCTCGACCGACTCCGGCGTCGTGCGGCTGGCGTGGGTGGAGAGGTTGACCGCGGCCACGACCCGGCCCCGCCGGTCCCGGATCGGCGCGGCGATCGAGCGGAGACCTTCTTCGAGCTCCTGGTCGACCATCGCGTAACCCTGCCGGTAGACCCGCTTCAGCTCGGCGATCAGGTCCTGCTGCCTGGTCAGCGTGTGCGCGGTCAGCTTCTCGAGCTTGGCCGCGTCGAAGTAGCCGTGCAGGTCTTCGCCTTCGAGGCCGGCCAGCAGAACGTGCCCCATCGAGGTCGCGTGGGCCGGGAAGCGGGTGCCGACGTTGATGCTGACGGTCATGATCCGTGAAACGGCCACGCGCGCGACGTAGACGATGTCCAGGCCTTCGAGCACCGAGACCGAACTCGACTCGTGCACCTCGGCGGACAGCCGTTCCAGATGCGGCTGGGCGACCTCGGGCAGCGACAGACTCGACAGGTACGAGTAACCGAGTTCGAGGACCCGTGCGGTGAGCGAGAAGTACTTGCCGTCCGTGCGCACGTATCCCAGGTCGACGAGGGTCAGCAGGAACCGGCGGGCGGCCGCCCTGGTCAGCCCGGTGGAGCGGGCGACGTCGCTCAGCGTGAGTTCCGCCGCGTCCGCGTTGAACGCCTTGATCACCGCCAGCCCGCGTTCCAGCGACTGGACATGGTGCGCTCCGCGCTCGGTCACCTCGCCTTCGTCCATACCGGAACCCTAACCGCCACCCTCTTCCTGAGCCGCAGGCTCACCGAGTTCGGCCAGCACACGCTGGGCGACGGCGAACGCCGCGTTGGCGGCCGGGGCGCCCGCGTAGACGGCGGTGTGCAGCAGGACCTCGGAGATCTCCTGCGCGGTGAGTCCATTGTGGACGGCGGCTCGGACGTGCATGGCGAGTTCGTCGTGGGCGTGCAGCGCGGTGAGCGCGGCCAGGGTGACGCAGCTGCGGGTCTTGCGGTCGAGTCCGTCGCGCGACCAGACCGAACCCCAGGCGCCCCGGGTGATGTAGTCCTGGAACGGGCGGCTGAACTCGGTGGTGCGGGCGACCGCGCGGTCGACGTGCGCGTCGCCGAGGACTTCGCGGCGCACCCGCATGCCTGTCTCGTAGGGGTCTTCGCTCATCGGGCCACTTCCAGTTGTTCGAGGATCAGCGCGGTGAACCGCTCCGGCTGTTCGAAGCTCCCCAGATGCGCGGCGCCTTCGACGACCTCGAGCCGCGCGTCCGGAATGCCGTCCGCGATCACCTCGGCGTGCTGGACCGGGGTCGCCGGATCCTCGGCCCCGGCGATGACCAGGGTCCGCGCCAAGATCTTGGGCAGGTCACCGACGAGGTCCATCCGTTCGATGGCCTCGCAGGACGCCGCGTACCCCTCGGCGGGGACGTTCGCGATCATCTCGCGCAGGAACGCGACCTGCTCGGGATAGGCGGCGGCGTAACCGGCTGTCACCCAGCGGCCGGCCCCGGCTTCGGCGACCGAGCCGGTGCCGTTCTCCCGGACCGTCCGCGCCCTGTCGGCCCACATCCGCGGCGGCCCGAGTTTCGCGGACGTGCAGCACAGCGTCAGGCTCTCGATCCGGTCCGGCGCGTTCACGCCCAGCCACATCCCGGTCATCCCGCCGAGCGAGAGCCCGACGAAGTGAGCGCGTCCGACGCCGTGCTCGTCGAGCAGTGCGAGCAGATCACCGCCGAGATCCTCCAGCGTGTACGGCCCGGACGGCACCGGGGACGCGCCGTGCCCGCGGGTGTCGTACCGGATCACCCGGAATCCTTTGGCCACCAAGGGTTCGACCTGCGGCTCCCACATGCGGTGGTCACTGCCGAGCGACCCGCTGAACACCACGACCGGACCGTCCTCGGGCCCTTCCGCGACACTGTGCACTTTGACAACACTGTGCACCTTCACCGGCTCGGACATCGAAAAGCTAGACATCGAAGAACACCGTTTCCCCTTGGCCCTGGAGCCGGATGTCGAACCGGTAGCCGTCGCCGGTCGCGGTGGCGATCAGCGTGCCCCGGCGGGCCTCCGGCACCGAGGCCAGCACCGGGTCCTGGGAGGTGTCGTCGTCCTCGAAGTAGATCCGGGTGACGACGCGGTGCAGCAGCCCGCGGGCGAGCACCGAGACGTCGATGTGCGGCGCCTGGGAGCTACCCGCCGGACCGGGCACCACGCCGGGCTTGATCGTCCGGATCTCGTAGTTGCCACCGGGATCGGTCGGGCAGCGCCCGAAGCCCCGGAACCCGCTCGCGACCGCTCCACGCGGATCGTCGGGGTGGTCGAACCGGCCGTCGGCGTCGGCCTGCCAGGTCTCGATCATCGCGTCCGGGACCGGTTCGCCCGCACCGTCGAGGACCCGGCCGTGGATGCGGATCGCGGCCGGTTCGCCCGCGGGAACGACGTCCGGCCCGTCCGGCCAGGGCAGGCCGATGGACAGGTACGGGCCGACGGTCTGGGAAGGCGTCGTCTCCGGCATCAGTGCTCGTCCTCCTCGTCCTCGAAGACCGACGCCTCGCGGCCGCGCACGACGATGTCGAACTGGAAGGCCAGCGCCCACTCGGCTTCGGTGCGGTCGAGGTCGAACCGCGCGATCATCCGCTGCCGGGCGTTCTCGTCCGGAATGGAGTTGAAGATCGGGTCCTGCGAGAACAGCGGGTCTTCCGGGAAGTACATCTGGGTGACCAGCCGCTGGGTGAACGCGCTGCCGAAGACGGAGAAGTGGATGTGCGCCGGCCGCCAGGCGTTGTCGTGGTTCTTCCACGGGTACGCGCCCGGTTTGATGGTGGTGAAGGTGTAGCGGCCCTCGCCGTCGGTCAGCGTCCGGCCCGCGCCGTCGAAGTTGGGGTCGATCGGCGACGGCCAGCGGTCACCGGTGTGCCGGTACCGGCCACCCGCGTTCGCCTGCCAGATCTCCACGAGCGAATCCCGGATCGGGTGCCCGTCGCCGTCGAGCAGCCGCCCGGTGACGATGATCCGCTGTCCCTGAGGCTCGCCCTCGTGCCCCTGGGTGAGGTCGTTGTCGAACTCGCCGATCCGCCCCGGCCCCAGCGCGGGCCCGGTGACCTCGGTCAGCAGATGCGGGAGCACGATCAGTGGCTCCTGGGGGTGCCGCAGCGCCGTCGACCGGTAACCGGCGTAGTCGAGCGGCGGATGCGTCCCTTCCGGATCGCGCCGGTAGCGCGGGAGCCTCAGTTCTGCGGGTGCGGACATGCTGCCTCCTCCAGGCGCGGGTCAGTGGCTCAGCGGGCTTCGAGGACGACGGCCAGCCCCTGGCCGACGCCGATGCAGATGGCCGCCAGCCCCCATCGGCCGCCGGTGCGGCGCAGGTGATGGGCCAGTGTGCCGAGGATCCGGCCGCCGGAGGCGCCCAGCGGATGCCCGATCGCGATCGCTCCGCCGTTGACGTTGACGATCTCCGGGTCGAGCTTCGACCAGTCCCGCAGACAGGCCAGCGACTGCGCGGCGAACGCCTCGTTCAGTTCCACCGCCGCCAGGTCTTCCCAGCCGATCCCGGCCCGTTCCAAGGCGATCTCGGCCGCGCGGACCGGGCCGATGCCGAAGACGTCGGGGTCGACGCCCGCCGCGCCCCGTCCGGCGATCCTGGCCAGCGGCGCCTTGCCGAGCCGCCGGCCCGCGGCCTCGTCGCCGAGCAGCAGCGCGGAAGCGCCGTCGTTGAGCGGCGACGCGTTCGCGGCCGTGACCGTCCCTTGTGGACGGAAGACGGGCTTGAGCTTCGCGAGTTTCTCCGGGCTGGAGTCCGGCCGGATGCCTTCGTCACGAGTGAGTTCGACACCCTCGACGGGGACGACGTGATCGTCGTAGAACCCCTCGTCCCAGGCGCGGGCGGCGTTGACGTGGCTGCGGACGGCGAACGTGTCCTGCTCGTCGCGGCCGATGCCGTACCGCTCGGCGAGTTGTTCGGTGGACTCGCCGAGCGAGACCGTCCACTGCTCGGGCATCTTCGGGTTGACCATGCGCCAGCCCAGCGCTGTCGAGTACAGCGTCTGGTTTCCGGCGGGGAAGGCCTTCTCCGGCTTCTGCATGACCAGCGGTGAGCGGCTCATCGACTCGACCCCGCCCGCGACGGCGAGCGAAGCGTCGCCGACCTGGACCGACCGGCTCGCCTGCATGACCGCGTCGAGACCGGAGCCGCACAGCCGGTTGACCGTCGCACCCGGGACCGTCGTCGGCCAGCCCGCCAGCAGCGCCGCCATCCGCGCGACGTTGCGATTGTCCTCGCCCGCGCCGTTGGCGTCGCCGAGCACGACCTCGTCCACGGTGGCCGGGTCGAGGTCGTTGCGCTCGGCCAGCGCCCGCAGCACGGTGGCGGCGAGGTCGTCCGGGCGGACCCCGGACAGGGCGCCGCCGTACTTGCCGAACGGGGTACGGATGGCGTCGAACAGGAAGACGTCGGTCATGCGCTCGCCCTTTTGAGGTCTCGGAGGATGCGGAGTTCTGCCTCGGTCGGCGCCGGGGTGGTTCCCAGGTCGCCGGACACCTTCAGTTTCCACCCGGTCGCCTCGACGACCTGATCGACCTCGATCCCGGGATGCAGTTCGGTGAGCGTGAGCTCGGCGGTCTCCGGGTCGGGCCGCATCAGGCCGAGGTCGGTGACCACCAGCGTCGGCCCGGCGCCGGGGAGACCGAGGCGTTCGCGATCGCCCTTGCCGGTGCCGTGACCGAACGACGTCACGAAGTCGACCTTCTCGACCAACGTGCGGGTGCTCTGCCGGAGCACCACGAACACCTCGCGGCAGGAAGCGGCGATCTCCGGCGCCCCGCCCGCCCCGGGCAGGCGCACTTTGGGGTTGGCGTAGTCCGGGCCGATGACGGTGGTGTTGATGTTGCCGAACTTGTCCAGCTGGGCGGCGCCGAGGAAACCGACGTCGATCCGGCCGGGCTGGAGCCAGTAGTTGAAGACCTCGGGCACGCTGACCACGGCGTCGGCGGTGTCGGCGAGTTCGCCGTCGCCGATGGACAACGGGAGCCGGCTCGGTTTGGCGCCGAGGCAGCCGGATTCGTAGATCAGCGTGAGGTTCGGCGCGTGCCCGCGGCGGGCCAGGTTCGCGGCCGTGCTGGGCAGGCCGATGCCCACGAAACAGGACATCCCGTCGCCGAGCGCGCGAGCGGCGGCGACGCTCATCATCTCGTCGGAGGTGTACTCGGTCATGCCTTCACTCCCGTCAGCTCGTCGAGCCAGCGGGTGAAGCTCTCCCTGTCCCGGCCGATCGCGTCCCATGCCTGGTAGGCGTCGTTGTCCCGTTCGTAGTACCCCGCCGCGTACGACGGCTTCGCGCCGCCGGGAACCTCGGCGACGGCCGTGACCGCCCACGACGGCAGCACGATCGCGCCCGGGCGGGGTTCCAGCTCGTCCACGACCTCCTCGACGGTGATCAACGACCGCTTCGCCGCCAGCACCGCTTCCTTCTGCACGCCGGTGATGCCCCAGATCTGGACGTTGCCTGCCCGGTCTGCGCGCTGGGCGTGCACGATCGTCACGTCCGGGTTGAGCGCGGGGACGGCGGCGAGTTGCTCCCCGGTGAACGGGCAGGTGATGGGCTTGATCGTGTCGGTCTGCGCGGGGAGATCGGTGCCCGTGTAGCCGCGCAGCACGGCGAACGGCAGGCCCGACGCACCGGCGACGTAGCGATTCGCCATGCCCGCGTGACTGTGTTCCTCTATCTCCAGGGGTACCGGCCACGAGTGCTGGACCGCGTCGCGGAAGCGGTGCAACGAGCCGACGCCGGGGTTGCCGCCCCACGAGAAGATCAGCTTGCTCGCGCAGCCCGCGCCGATGAGCTGGTCGTAGACGATGTCCGGGGTCATGCGGACCAGCGTCAGGCCGGTGCGGCGCTGACGGATGATCTCGTGGCCCGCGGCGACCGGAATGAGGTGCGTGAAGCCCTCGAGCGCGACGGTGTCCCCGTCGCGCACCAGCCGCGCCACGGCCTCCTTCAACGACAGCAGCTCCGCCATCCCCACTCCCGGATTGTTCGTATCGCGCACACTTGTTCTGCATCTGAACATAGCACAGCCGAGCGAGTCGGGGCACTCCTTCTTTGGTGGACTGAAGGGGCCTTTCACCGCATGACATGCAGCGAAGGGGCCCTTCACCGCGTGAGACGCGGGGAAGGGCCCCTTCAGCTCATCAGTGGACCTGACGCACTCGCGGGAGCGATCCGGCACCGTCCGAAAAGGACTACGCGAGTGCACCGATCCCGCTCAGTTGACCCCACTGCCCGGCGGGAACCATTCGACGACCTTGACCTTCCGCGCCCGACGCCGGACCGGCCGCGACGAGCGTCGCGGCGAGGACCATCGCGGCACCGACGGCCGCCAGTTCTCGTGATCGTTTCATCTTCCACCCCTCGAATCCCCTGCTCGCGGAGGTTTTCCGCCCTTACGACCATCCGGGGTCCCCGACCGTGACGACTCCCCCGTGCAGGGGAAGCGCCTCCCTCATGACGGGGATCCGAGCGTTTGGGATACCAACTGCCGCACACTAGGCTGAGGGAGTGACCTCGACGATCGCGGTGACCCGGTGGATTCCCGACGAAGCGCTGAAAGTGCTCGCCGAAGCCGGGGAGGTGAAGCTGTCGCGCGCCGATCGGCCGTTGACGCCGGACGAACTGCGAGAGTTCGTCCGGGGCGCGTCCGCGATCGTCGGCATGCTGCACGACCGGATCGACGGCACGGTCGCCGACGCGGCGGGCCCCGATCTGAAGGTTGTGGCGAACGTGGCCGTCGGCTACGACAACATCGACGTCCCGGCGCTGGCCGAACGCGGCGTCACCGTCACCAACACCCCCGGCGTGCTCACCGACGCGACCGCGGATCTGGCGTTCGGACTGCTCCTCGCGGTCACGCGACGGCTCGGCGAGGGCGAACGGCTGATCCGGTCTCGCACCCCGTGGTCGTTCCACCTGGGTTTCCTGCTCGGCTCCGGCCTGCAGGACAAGACGCTCGGCATCGTCGGGCTCGGCCAGATCGGGCAGGCGGTCGCGCGGCGGGCGCTCGGTTTCGGCATGCGGATCGTCTACTCAGGACGATCGCGGGCCGCCGAGGACGTCGAGAAGACCTTGGGCGCGAAGTACGTGTCCGTCGGCGAACTTCTGGAAAGCTCCGACGTCGTTTCCCTGCACTGCCCCCTGACACCGGAGACCCGCCACCTCATCGACGCGGACGCGCTGAAGTCGATGAAACCGGGCGCGTACCTGATCAACACCACCCGCGGCCCCGTCGTCCACGAGGCGGCGCTGGCCGACGCGCTCGAAGCCGGGGAGATCGCCGGAGCGGGCCTCGACGTGTTCGAAGCCGAACCCGAGGTCGAGCCGCGCCTGCTGGATCGCGAAAACGTCGTCTTGACGCCGCACCTCGGATCGGCGACGGTCGAGACCCGTACTGCCATGGCCGTGCTCGCGGCCGAGAACGTCGCGTCGGTGCTCACCGGCGGAAACCCCCTGACGGAGGTTCGTCCATGACTCGTGTCGTCATCGCGCCCGACAAGTTCAAGGGAAGCCTGACCGCGGTCGAGGCCGCGGAGGCGATCGCCCACGGCGTCCGCGACGCGCTGCCCGAGGCCGAAGTCTCCTCTTGCCCGGTCGCCGACGGCGGCGAAGGAACGCTCGACGTCCTCGTCGCGGCGGGCGGCCGTCTCGTGGAACTCCCGGTCCGCGGGCCGCTCGACGACACCGTCGACGCGCGCTACGTGATGCTCGACGGGACGGCCTACATCGAATCGGCCCGCGCGTGCGGGATCGAGTTCGTCGAGCCGAGCCCGGAAGTGGCGCTGGCCGCGCACACCTGGGGCGTCGGTGAACTCCTCGCGCACGCGCTCGACCACGGCGCGCGGCGGCTGGTGCTGACGGTCGGCGGAACCGCGAGCACCGACGGCGGCGCCGGGATGCTGGCGGCGCTGGGCGCCGGGGTGTTCGACGCGTTCGGCGCACCGGTCGGACTCGGCGGCGGCACGCTGGGCCGCGTCGCGTCGGCCGAACTCGGCCCGGTGCGCCACCGGCTCGGCTCCGTCGAGGTCGCCGTGGCCACCGACGTGACGAACCCGCTGCTCGGACCGCGTGGGGCGGCCGCGATCTTCGGGCCGCAGAAGGGCGCGGGCCCGCGCGAGGTCGAGCAACTGGACGAATCCCTGGGCCGCTGGGCGCAGGCATTGCGGAACGCCGGGACCACCGACGTCTCCGACCTTCCCGGAGCGGGCGCGGGAGGCGGGGTCGCGGCAGGCGCGATCGCGGGACTCGGCGCGTCGGTCGAGTCCGGTTTCCAGCTCATCGCCGGGCTCACCGGGGTCGCCGGCGCCATCCAAAGCGCCGACCTCGTCATCACCGGCGAGGGCTCACTGGACGAGCAAAGTCTCGACGGCAAGGCCCCGGCGGGCATCGCGGCGCGCGCGCAGGAGCACTCGGTACCGCTGATGGTGCTGGCCGGGCGGATCCAGCTGGACGAGAGCCAGCTCGCCGGCCTCGGTGTCGTGGGCAGCGCCGCCCTGATCGACCACGCGCCTTCGCTCGACCACGCGCGTGCGCACGCGGCGGAACTCCTGCGCGAGCGGGCCGGCGAGCTGGTCCGTGCCTGGGCCCGGACTTAAAGCCTGAACCCGCCGGGCTCAGCTGCCAGGCTGGGGCTGAGCCTGCGGGAGTACGGCGAAGGCGACTTCGCCGGTCTCGTCCTGCTGGACGTCGAGCACCTTGTCATCGAGCAATGCGGCCGCTTCGGGCTCCAAGAACACCTTCGGGCCGCCGTCCGCGCCGAGCACCTTGTCGCCGCTTTCCGGTTCGGGGGCGACGGAAACCGCGAGCTGGGGACTGTCCCCCTGCTGGGAATGCATCGCGAAACGCAGCCCGCCTCCGTCTTGTCCGTTTTCCTGCCCGGTCAGTGCGGTGATCGCCTCGGCGGCGGCTTCGGTGACTGTAAGCATCTCTGCCCTTCCTTCGTCGCGGTCTTGCACTTGACGGACCACGCTAGGGGGTCTCGGCATGGCCTGCCGTCTGAGTGAAGATCATTTTCAGCCGATGTCCGGCTCCTCATCGGACGTCGGCCGGGACGTGCTGTACTCGACCCGGCCCTTGTGGCCTACCCGATGGCGCCGACGACCAAACGGCGACGGACGCTGTCGCGGGGATCACAGCCCCCAGCGGGTTTACTGGCTTCACAAGTTTGTGAAACAAGGAGTAGCGTCGTCGGTATGACCACCACCAGGTGGGCGCCAGGGCACCGGATCATCCGGCGCGCGCCGGAACGGCACCACGAGCTCGGCCACCATGCCGCGTGGTACGTCGTCGCCGGTGTCGTCGCCACCGGCCTGCAGGCGGTGCTGTTCCTCGTCCTGCAGCCGATCCTCGGCCCCCAGGTGGCCAATCTGGTCGCGCTCGCGGTCACGACCGTCGGGAACACCGAGTTCCACCGCCGGGTCACCTTCGCCACCCGGAAGAGTCACCCGGGCAAACGGCACTTCCAGGACCTGATGACGTTCGCTTTTTACGCCGTCTATGGCTCGATCGTGCTCGCGTCACTCGACGCGGTGATCACCGAGCCGACCGCACTGGAGCAGACAGGCGCTCTGCTCGCGGCCAGCGTTGTGGGCGGCATCGCGCGCTTCGCAGTCCTTCGCTGGTGGGTTTTCGCGCGACGCAGCGCCTAGTGTTCGTCGGGTGACAGAGATCAACGGACCGCACGAAGGTGGTTCGGAACCCGATTACCGCTTCACCCTCGCCAACGAACGGACCTTCCTCGCCTGGCTCCGGACGGCGCTGGGCCTGCTGGCCGGCGGCGTCGCCGTCCATCAGCTGGTTCCCGACCCGAGCGCGCTGAGCACCGTCCTCGCGGGACTGTGCGTCGTGCTGGCAGCCGTCCTCGCGGCGTCCGCGTATCCGCGCTGGCGGCAGGTCCAGAGCGCG
Proteins encoded in this region:
- a CDS encoding aldo/keto reductase; the encoded protein is MQYRTLGRTGVQVSTLALGAMNFGAIGRTTQDEATAIVDAALAGGVNFVDTADMYSAGESEKMVGKAIAGRREDLVLATKATMPMGDDRNHQGASRRWLVTALDNSLRRLGVDHVDLYQIHRWDPKTSDEETLSALTDLQRTGKIRYFGSSTFPAYRVVQAQWAAREARLSRYVTEQPSYSILQRGIETHVLPVTEEYGLGVLVWSPLASGWLSGAVREGREITTNRAKSRPQRFDLAIPANRARMEAVERLAKVADEAGLTLIQLALGFVTAHPAVTSAIIGPRTPVHLESQLAAADTVLPADVLDAIDEIVAPGVDLAPEEKMDTPPSLLDASLRRR
- a CDS encoding AAA family ATPase, with amino-acid sequence MTVESPEKLAEALESVGYLADDGIATAGFLALRLGRPLFCEGEPGTGKTSLALGLSEALSLPLIRLQCHEGIDAAQALYEWDFPRQLLHLRALEAAGDGGLDVEAAEQSLYTERFLLSRPLLKALQTAPCVLLVDEIDRADDEFEAFLLQLLDENAVTIPEFGEVRAEHPPLVVLTSNRTREVHDALKRRCLYHWLEHPDLAREIEILRRKIPGLGEGLAVQVATAVQRLRAMELLKPPGVAESLDWAQALLALGMSELDAATGARTLGSVLKYSEDLDRVRAKLDKLLA
- a CDS encoding nucleotidyltransferase family protein, whose protein sequence is MAEVAGLLLAAGAGRRFGGPKALAVLDGEPFVIRALRVLADAGCAPVRVVLGASAEEVRRLLPGPEVAVLAEDWESGMGASLRAGLNALEKSGAEAAVVHLVDLPGVGADVVRRVAAGADGNTVARATYDGVPGHPVVLGRRWWPEIVAGASGDKGARDWLKGRPDLRLVECGDLGTGHDVDRRENLPG
- a CDS encoding IclR family transcriptional regulator domain-containing protein, with the protein product MDEGEVTERGAHHVQSLERGLAVIKAFNADAAELTLSDVARSTGLTRAAARRFLLTLVDLGYVRTDGKYFSLTARVLELGYSYLSSLSLPEVAQPHLERLSAEVHESSSVSVLEGLDIVYVARVAVSRIMTVSINVGTRFPAHATSMGHVLLAGLEGEDLHGYFDAAKLEKLTAHTLTRQQDLIAELKRVYRQGYAMVDQELEEGLRSIAAPIRDRRGRVVAAVNLSTHASRTTPESVERELLPSLLVAAQAIEADLASAPPTKAGNTKAGHG
- the pcaC gene encoding 4-carboxymuconolactone decarboxylase; this translates as MSEDPYETGMRVRREVLGDAHVDRAVARTTEFSRPFQDYITRGAWGSVWSRDGLDRKTRSCVTLAALTALHAHDELAMHVRAAVHNGLTAQEISEVLLHTAVYAGAPAANAAFAVAQRVLAELGEPAAQEEGGG
- the pcaD gene encoding 3-oxoadipate enol-lactonase; translated protein: MSSFSMSEPVKVHSVVKVHSVAEGPEDGPVVVFSGSLGSDHRMWEPQVEPLVAKGFRVIRYDTRGHGASPVPSGPYTLEDLGGDLLALLDEHGVGRAHFVGLSLGGMTGMWLGVNAPDRIESLTLCCTSAKLGPPRMWADRARTVRENGTGSVAEAGAGRWVTAGYAAAYPEQVAFLREMIANVPAEGYAASCEAIERMDLVGDLPKILARTLVIAGAEDPATPVQHAEVIADGIPDARLEVVEGAAHLGSFEQPERFTALILEQLEVAR
- the pcaG gene encoding protocatechuate 3,4-dioxygenase subunit alpha, with the protein product MPETTPSQTVGPYLSIGLPWPDGPDVVPAGEPAAIRIHGRVLDGAGEPVPDAMIETWQADADGRFDHPDDPRGAVASGFRGFGRCPTDPGGNYEIRTIKPGVVPGPAGSSQAPHIDVSVLARGLLHRVVTRIYFEDDDTSQDPVLASVPEARRGTLIATATGDGYRFDIRLQGQGETVFFDV
- the pcaH gene encoding protocatechuate 3,4-dioxygenase subunit beta — its product is MSAPAELRLPRYRRDPEGTHPPLDYAGYRSTALRHPQEPLIVLPHLLTEVTGPALGPGRIGEFDNDLTQGHEGEPQGQRIIVTGRLLDGDGHPIRDSLVEIWQANAGGRYRHTGDRWPSPIDPNFDGAGRTLTDGEGRYTFTTIKPGAYPWKNHDNAWRPAHIHFSVFGSAFTQRLVTQMYFPEDPLFSQDPIFNSIPDENARQRMIARFDLDRTEAEWALAFQFDIVVRGREASVFEDEEDEH
- a CDS encoding thiolase family protein gives rise to the protein MTDVFLFDAIRTPFGKYGGALSGVRPDDLAATVLRALAERNDLDPATVDEVVLGDANGAGEDNRNVARMAALLAGWPTTVPGATVNRLCGSGLDAVMQASRSVQVGDASLAVAGGVESMSRSPLVMQKPEKAFPAGNQTLYSTALGWRMVNPKMPEQWTVSLGESTEQLAERYGIGRDEQDTFAVRSHVNAARAWDEGFYDDHVVPVEGVELTRDEGIRPDSSPEKLAKLKPVFRPQGTVTAANASPLNDGASALLLGDEAAGRRLGKAPLARIAGRGAAGVDPDVFGIGPVRAAEIALERAGIGWEDLAAVELNEAFAAQSLACLRDWSKLDPEIVNVNGGAIAIGHPLGASGGRILGTLAHHLRRTGGRWGLAAICIGVGQGLAVVLEAR
- a CDS encoding CoA-transferase subunit beta, yielding MTEYTSDEMMSVAAARALGDGMSCFVGIGLPSTAANLARRGHAPNLTLIYESGCLGAKPSRLPLSIGDGELADTADAVVSVPEVFNYWLQPGRIDVGFLGAAQLDKFGNINTTVIGPDYANPKVRLPGAGGAPEIAASCREVFVVLRQSTRTLVEKVDFVTSFGHGTGKGDRERLGLPGAGPTLVVTDLGLMRPDPETAELTLTELHPGIEVDQVVEATGWKLKVSGDLGTTPAPTEAELRILRDLKRASA
- a CDS encoding CoA transferase subunit A, producing MAELLSLKEAVARLVRDGDTVALEGFTHLIPVAAGHEIIRQRRTGLTLVRMTPDIVYDQLIGAGCASKLIFSWGGNPGVGSLHRFRDAVQHSWPVPLEIEEHSHAGMANRYVAGASGLPFAVLRGYTGTDLPAQTDTIKPITCPFTGEQLAAVPALNPDVTIVHAQRADRAGNVQIWGITGVQKEAVLAAKRSLITVEEVVDELEPRPGAIVLPSWAVTAVAEVPGGAKPSYAAGYYERDNDAYQAWDAIGRDRESFTRWLDELTGVKA